The sequence TAGTCCTCTCCCTTTTTAGATATTTTTTTTCGGGTATCCGAACCTTTTTCGGGAGCAAATAAAACTCCTAATAATGCACCGGCGGCAACGCCAGCCAGTACGCCTAATAATACTTTTCCTGAGTTCATAATTTTTATTTTTTAAATTGTTTATAATAAAATAATAAGCAGTAATAAAATAATAATTAATGCACCTACTGAAATATATATTCCACCGGTAGGTCCTCTGAGCTGATTGCTTATTGAAATTACTTCATTTCGTAAATTCTTTTTATCAGATAATTTCAGATTTGACTTATCCATCGCGTTGATTTCATTTAACCTTTTCAGTAATACTTTAGATTCTGCGGGTTTTGAAACAACTATAGAGGAAGCAGCAGCAGTAGTTGCAGCGTTTGATTGAAACGGGTAAAATGTTAATGACAAACATGCTGCCATTAAACAGAAAGCGATTTTTTTCATTTGTTTAAGTTTTATAATTATTTAATTTAAATTGGTTTCTTTCCCTGAATAATTCTAAGTATTACTGCAATAGCTGCTATAATTAGAAGAATGTGTATGATGCCTCCGGCACTGTAGCCAATAAATCCAATTACCCAAAAGATGATTAAAATTAGAGCTATGGCATAAAGTAAATTTCCCATGATTTTTGTTTTTTATATTTTTTTTAATTCAATTATTAATTTGCAACCAGGCGAAGTTCATTCTTATTGGTTCCTTCCATATAATAATACCAAAACGAATTTTTTTCTAATTTCTGAATGAATAATGTGCGGGATGACTGACTGTCGTCTCCTCTCATTTTTATTTCCTTGTTTTTGTTTTGAAATGACCATGCACCAGCTCCGCCTTCTTTCCCCCATGAATAAGAATATACTCCGCTTTTCGAAAATGTTTCGGTATAGCATGATACTAAATAGGTATAATCATCACCATTAATTTTATAACTCTCCACTTTCCAAGTATTAGATATGCATTCTGTTTTTGATTTTAAACTAATGTCGGAACATTCTTTATAACCTTGAATTGCAGGAATAATAATTATCCCAAGCAGTATAAGCAATATTGATATTTTAAATTTTGATTCCATTTTTTTATGTAATAAAATTAATTGTGTTTTCTTTGTCTTAAATGTATGTCCGTTAATTATAAAACCTGTATCCTATAGTTGCTTGGTACCAAACATTTTTGTAACGTGGATTTGTAGATGTTCCATCTCCGTTGTTATTCTGAACATCCCATCCAACTCTTGCACCAAGTACAATATGTGTTAGATTAATATCAACACCACCCGTAAAACACAAAATGTTTTTACGAACATTACTATTTTTAAATTCTTGCTCTTGTTCTGAATTAATAGTTGAGCTCGAAAATACATCACTTTGCTTTGTCATGTATGAAAATTGAGGTCCTGCCAGCAAAGTCAAAAAACTACTTGGTTTTAATGCAAAAAATAGAGGTATATCAATATAATTAGTGGTACGTGTAAATTTATAGGTGTAGCCAAGAATACTACCTGTTGCCTGAAATCCTTTTTGAGAAAATAATATTTCAGGTTGAATACCCATAAATTTTCCAATAGGGATTGATATAAAAGCACCTCCGGCAAAACCAAATTTTGCATCTGCATGAAATTCTTCGCCTTTTGTATCATATACATTTGAGTAATTCGCACCTGCTTTTAATCCAAACATAAGCTTATCGCGAACGTCTTTGTTTTCCTGTGCTTTGTTAATGTTAGCCATTAAGATAATTGCTAACGTTGTTAAAATTATTTTTTTCATGATTTTTTTATTTATTAAAGTTTAGTATGTAATATTTTTTTGCTCTATGTTATTTAGCGATTGCCCATAAAGTCAAGAGTTTTGTTCAGAATGTTCGAGTTCGAGGCTTTCGACGTTTTAAAAATCGGGAGTTTACTATTGTAAATAACTGGTTTTTAAAACAAGAGTAACGAAGAACTCGAACATTATGGACAAACTCTATTTAACTTTTTTTAGTTGTTAAATCTTTAATTGCTTTACCCAAAGCATCCATATCGCGATTAAATCCGTCTGCGAATTTTTCCCAACTTGCTTTTCCTGAATCTTTAAAATTATCCAGTTTCAATTTCATGTCGCTGTTCTTTTGTTCTAACTTAGCCACTTTCTTTGCGTATTCGGCTTTGTCTGATTTTTTTTCTTTTGCTACTCTTGCTTTGAATTCAGCAATGTTTTTATTGTTAGCAATGATTTTTTCTTCCGATTCTTTTTTGAATTTCTGATATTCCGCAACAGAATCTTTTTGAGCTTCCTTTAAATCTTTCTTTGCATCAACTACTTCTTTTTTTGCATCCTGCAAATTTTCTCTTGCCTTTTCGGATTTTTTATCTGGTTCTTGTCCGAATGAAGTTGAAATTGTTCCCGTCATTAATGCTAATACAGCAAATGTTAAAATTGTTTTTTTCATGATTTATGTTTTTTTAAGATTAGTACTATTGTTTGTTTATTTATGATTTTTAATTTCAATGCTATTTTTCTTTTTTAATTAAAGAACCCTTTAAATGATTTACCGAGTTCATCCATGTCGTGATTAAATCCCACCGCAAACTTTTCCCATTTCTCTTTTCCTTCTTCTTTATAATCATCCAGCTTCTTTTTCATATCACTATTTTTTTGTTCCAACTTAGCCAATTTCTTTTCATATTCGGCTTTGTCTTTCTTCTTTTCTTTTGCTATTCTTGCTTTGAATTCAGCAATGCTTTTTTCATTAGTGGCGATTTTTTCTTCCGATTCTTTTTTGAATTGTTGAATAGAATCTTTTCTTGCTTCATATAGTTCTTGTTTTGCATCCGCTACATTTGCCTTTGCATCTTGTACGTTTTCCTTAGCATTTTCTACTTTTTCAGCCGACGATTTGCAATTGGTTAACATTGTTCCTGCCATAAAAGTTGATATTGCAAGAATAAAAATTGTTTTTTTCATTTTTAGTTTAGGTTAATTGTTATTTAAAAATATAAAGTGATTTAAAAGTACCGTTTAACAAATGTTTTGCTAAACGGTGCTTTTAATACAGAAAATTAAAGTCCGGCAATAATTTTTTGTAATTCTTCTTTAGTTTTACCAAGCTTTTTTTGAAGTCGTCCATACATTTCGTCTTTTTTGCCTTCGGCAAACTTAAGGTCATTGTCTGTTAATGCTGCAAATTTTTGTTTGAGCTTACCTTTTTGTTCATTCCAGTTTCCTTTTATTTCAGTTGTGTTCATTTTTTTAATTTTTAAGTTGTGAATTAATTTTCACATGACAAAGGTGGGCACATTGATTCGGGAAAGTGTTACAAAATTTCAGGAAAGAGTTACATCATTCACACATTTTCTGGTGGTTTGCGTTTCCTGTTCTCTAGACACCGGAATCAGGAAAGATAGAAGTATATATATGTTAAATCAATTATGTTTTCTCGTTGGTACTACAAAAAGCGGTATAGCAGTGTTATGTAAAACTTTTTCCGTAACACTTCCCATGACTATATTTTCCAGCCATTTCCGGCTGTGAGAGCCCATAACAATAATATCTGCCCGCATTCTTTGTGCTGTCTTTAATATGGATTCAGCACAATCACCTTCTTCTACTAAAGTTTGAATGGTTTTATCACCAAGGTGGAGTTTTGATTTATCAAGAAAATGCTGAGTTGCTTTTTTCAATTCATCAATACTATCTAATTGTAGTGGGTTTATATCCGTAAATTCACCAAACCCCATTATCGTAACATGTCCCGGAGAAGAATAATTCACCGGATTTAAAATTACATGAAGTAATGTCACTTCGGCTTCCATAGCTTTAGCTAATGAAAATCCTACTTCTGCTACTTTTTGTGCAGTTGGATCATAATCCAGCGCAATCAATACTTTTTTCATAATTATTTGTTTTTATATTATTGTATATTTTAAAGGGGAAAAAGCTTATAAATCTGCAATTATTTCCCGCATCTCTTTTTTTGTTTTGTGAAGTTTATATTCTGCCATTCTTAACATATCCTGTTCCTTGCCTTCCTGATAATGCAAATCAGCATCCGTTAATTTTGGATATCTTTGTTTGAGTTTTCTTTGAAGTTTATTCCAGTATTCTTTTATATCTGTTGTATTCATTTTTTTTGATTTTAAGTTGAAATAAATTTATATAGAACAAAGGTTGGTCATTTAATTCCGGAGAGCGTTACATAATTTGAGAAAAGAGTTACATCTTTCACACATTTATCTGTAATGGTTGTAGCACCTTTCAAATAAAATCATATAAACTAAACTCACGACTTATAAGCTGGTGACTTTTCACGATTGAAAATCTCTATAATGCACTGTTTCACTCTGTAAAATGCTTCCTGGTCTTTTTTTAGCAAATAGTAACAATCATATTGCTTAATCGCTTCTAAAATGACACTGAGTTTTTCCTGAGAGCTTAATAAAATGATATTTGTTTGCGGTTTCACGACTTTTATTTGTTTGATTGTTTCAAGCCCGTTATATGCATCTTTATATTTGGAATTCAGAAAATAATCCATGATAACAATGTTTGGACTACGGTGCATTTCCATTAAACACATTTCTCCAATACGGAAAGTTTTTATTTCTTTTATGTCGGGGAAACAAGTTATTAAAAATTCCTGCAATGATTTTGCATACACTTCATTGTCTTCCACAATAAAAATAATTTTTTTGTCCTGACTTTTTCTTTTGAAAAATTTCATAAATAAATTCATTTTTTTAGTGTTAAACATAATTGTGTTTTTCTATTTCTAAAATTGCCTTATTGCATATTAAATTAAGTGTCTGGTTCAGTTCTTTTATTTTTTCAATATCTGCTGCCGTTGTTCCCAACTCTTCCATCTCCTGTAAAACAGGTGCAAGGATAGAAATACCCATTATGGAAACAGACGACTTCATGGAATGAGCAAAGCTCTTTATTATCGCATAATCTGTTTTTGTTATAGCATCATTAATACAATGAAGTTCTTCGGGAAGTTGCTTGAGGAAAGCATTTGTTATTTCTTTTATCAAATGTTTTTTTCCATTCATTATTTCATTAAGATACCTGAAGTCGCATACATTTTCGAGTTCTGTACTATTCATTTTGCTTGTTTTTTTTATTCTTATAAAAATTATACCGATAGGATATCTGTAACAATCTTCCGAACTTTTGTTGTCCTAAAACAGATGTCATATCGGCATTATTAAATTGAATTTCGGACTAAACTATAAATCCAATTGATATTAATGAATCGCAAGACCAATAGTTGAAACACCGCTTGATAGGTCAAGGAATAATCCAAGACTATTATTTAAGTGATATTCTGTTCCTATATGTATATCAAGAAACAAAGGGTTTGCATTATGATAATAATTTCTATCACCATAATAGCCATTGTCCCATCTTGAGCTTACTATTGCAAATCCTAAAGAACCCGCCAGATAAAAATCCCATTTGGAATTAGCGTTGAGTAATTTATCAAAATAATATGTGCCTTTGGCGCCTATCGGGATAACTGTTTCGTGATAGTAATAATATTTGTATGGATAATTATCGTGATTATTTCCCCAATAATATCTGTTGCTGTATGAATAAAAATTAATAAAAGGAGCTAGTGTAAAATTATTTGCCACACCAAATTCATAGTCGGCATGAAAAACAGGTAATGAATGCCCAATGTATCCGTAATATCCTGAATATCCTCCAATGCCTAAACCTAAGTTTAAGGTGTTTCCAAATTTTTCAGTAGAAGTTGCTTCCTGGGCAGATATATTGAAACTCAATACCGAAAGGAAGAACAGCGAAATTATGATTAATTTTTTCATGATTTATTTTGTTTTTAAGTTGTGTCCCGAATTATTCGGAATTCACAGTACAAAGGTGAGCACCTTTAAACAGATAAGTGTTACACAATAAAAAAGAAGAGTTATATCATTCACACATTTGAAAAAGAAATTTAAAAATGTGTTGATTTGAAGATTTTAAAATTATCACTCAATTAAAAAAAATTGTATTTTTCAAATTTTCAAATTGCCTTAAAGCACTTTGTTGTTTTTCTCGCGTTCTTTTTCAAACTTTTTTCTCGGGGTTGCAGTGTTTAATTCATTCATTTGCTGATATGCCTTTATTAATGTCTCCGGAAGTTCGCCTTTGTAAACTATTTTGTAAAACGAAAAGCCGTTGTATGGGATGTTGTTTTCACCGGTATAAATTTTCACACGGTTTTCCACTGCATTTTTCTTAAAGTGTAACATAAAAGCATCTTCTCTTTCTTTATTTAATTGTTTGAACTTGTCGTTGATGACGTCTGAACCGATATATCTGTAACATTTCGCTTGTATAGTAAACAGCACGACATTGCCAAATTTTTTGTTTAAATACTTAACAAACAAAGAATCCTTTACCGACATTTTATCAACCTTTAGAGAATCATTTTTACTGAGAAACCGGGCATTTTCATCTTTAGATAATAAAAAATATTTCTTCTTGGCTTCAAAAAACAGGATATATTCCTTTTCTTTTTCGGTATAAACCATAGGATAAACATATATAAACGCTTCAGTGTTATTTATCAGAAAATCCACCATTTTATTTACAAACCTTTCCTGATTGGGTAATAGTGAATTCTGCTGCATTTCCCATTTCAACGTGAGTGATTTCTCAATTTTATTTTCTGTATTTTTTACATGTATTCTGTAGGGAATTGTGATGGGCTTGACAAAAATATTTTCAAGCATGTCAAAGATTGCATCGCACAAGTGAAATTTAGGATTCTTTAAATTGCCGGTTATCGGAATTTCGTAATCAATAACATTGCCGGTTTCACGAATGAAGAACATTATCAAAGGCGATGGAATCCATTTTGTATCTTTGTTTTTTTGGCGAACGGCTACACGCGGGTCAATTACCAGCAGATTATTATTGCTTTTTATAATTCCACTTCTCACTTTCCATTTGCCATTGAGTTCTATAGTTCCCCTGTCTAAAGGGAAAGAAGTATAAGTAATAAGATAAGGATTAAACATAGAAGCAGACAATTTTTGAAGATGATATTGCATATCAAAATTTGTGCTGTCTTTGGGATCAATGCTCAGAATTACTGATATATTGCCATAAGGATGAATGCCTGATTTAAAAGAAACCTCCACACGTTTACGGTTTTTATTAATAGAATCAGCAAAAATGTAGAGAGGATTTGCTTCTATTGAAAATTTTTCGGCAATAGAATAGTCATTGAATTTTAAAACACCGTTGTAAATCGCCAGTTTATTAATCTTATAATCACTCTTAAAAAAATTTCTTGCAAGCAGTTTTACGTAATCGGCAATTTCAAGAATCAGGTTGAAAGCGACAGGGTCTGCTCTGGCTGCTGAAATGTTGTCTCCGTGTTTTCCAAACATCCTTTGCAGGTTATCTAAATAATCATAACGCTCATATTTTAAAAAAGGATGAATAAGAAATAATGAATCAAAAAGATATTTATGGTTCTTCGGACTCAATGCATCAATTTTTAACAACAATTTGTCAAAGGACGCATAATCATCATTAAGATTTTTCCCAAAATGAAAATTATTCAATACCAACAGTCCTTTGGCATTTATATTTTCCTGATCGTTTAAATTTCCTGTTGCTTTTATGTCTGCATCAAGCTTGGCACTAAAGTTTCCGTAGTTTACTAAATCTTTGAGGTATTGTTCTATAAATTTTAAATCGAATTTATCCACGATAGCTGCAAGGCGATAATCGAGGTTCTTAAAATTGATTGTAAAATTGCCTTTTGCACTGCCGCTTCCGGTTCCTGAAAGGAAAGAATATTTTACCCAAATTGTATCTGCATTCCATCGCTTGCCCGTACTTTCTAAATTTACTTCTTTGATAAAATAATTTACCGGAATTACTTTTTCACGGTAATAGAACTCTCCGTTTTTTATTTTTATATTTAGAATGTTAAAATGAACCGGTGATGAAGTTGTATCAGATTTTTCGGGAGTAAATTTTTTTATCAAATCATTAAAATTAAAATCTTTATTGTTTTGAATAATTATTCCCTTTGGTCGGGTTAATGTGATTTCTGTTATTTCATAGGTTTTCGATAACATTTTAAGCATGGCGAAATTTGCACTTACCCCTTTTGCTGAAAAGAAAACGCTGTCGCTTTCAATTAAAGCAGGTAAACTTTTTGATTCGTAAATTTTAAGGTTGCTGAAATAAATGTAACCGGCAAACGGATTTACAAAAGCCCAGTCCATTGTAATTTGCCTTCCTGTGTATTTTTCATCATACCTTTCAACCAGATATTTTGTGATGATTGAAATAAATAAAATAACAACCATTACAGTAATGATGATGGAACTGATTACAATAATTAATATTTTTTTTAATTTGGTATTTGCAATTTTCATTCTTCAATTACCTTATAATTTTATTTTTTTATTTGAACTGAATATGCGTTTGGAATTATTTTTTGCCCGTGAGTGTGTGCATATACTTTGGTGAATTCGGCGCCGAAATAGAGTATGATGGCTGAATAATAAACCCAGACAAGAATTAAAATGATGGAGCCGGCAGCACCATAAACTGATGCAATGTTATAACTTCCAAGATAAAAACCGATGGCGAATTTGCCAATCATAAAAAGAAAGGCTGTAAAGGATGCTCCGATGATGCAATCGCGGAAAGCTATTTTCCCATCCGGCAGTGTTTTAAATATTATGATAAATAAAAGCGTTATGATAACGAAAACGATGAGTACATTGACAAAGTAAAATAAATAAATAGCATCCTGCGGAAAGTTTATTGCCAAACGTTTGTTGAGAATTTCAATTAAAGAATTTACGATTAAACCAACCAATAATAAAAACCCTACAGAACCAATCATGGAAAATGACATAAGACGGTTGTACATAAATTTTATTAAACCTCGTTTGGGTTTTGCTTTAATACCCCATATATAATTTATGGAGCCCTGAATTTCGCCAAACACGCCTGATGCCCCGATTAATAAAATGATAACACCTGCTATAGTAGCAAATATATTACTGTTTGAAAGCTCTACGTTTTTTATTGTTTCCTGTATTTGCAATGCGGCATCATTACCCACTAGTCCGTTAATCTGCCCGAAAATTTCACCTTTTACAGCATCAGCGCCGAAAAATATTCCACTCAGGGATATGATGATGATAAGCAATGGGGGTAAAGAAAAAATAGTGTAATAGGACAACGCTGCACTTAATTTAAGAGAATTGTCGTCTATGAATTCCTTGAAGGTTTCTTTGAGGAGATAACCTGTTTTTTTTACGGTGTTTTTTATTTGCATCTTACTATTCAGTTTAAAACTAAAGTCATAAAGCATAAAGAAGTTTTTTTAGTTTTTGGCTTTCAGCTATTGGTTTTTCTGCTTTTCTTCTTCAGCATCATCCTTCTTTTTTTCAGCTGCTTTTTCTTTCCTTTTAAAATAACCTTTGAAAAGGAAATTTTCCTTGGCTGCATTCATGTTTTCATTTAGCCCTTTGCTGCTTCTTTTAAGGTTCACCATGGTCTGATTAAGATTTTCCGCAAAGGCTGAGTCCTGAATTAATTGGCCAAGCATTCCGTTTCCTTTGTTTATTTTAACCATAATCTCTGCAAGTTGTTGCGAAATAATTTCGGCATTACCTGCTGTTACCAGCAAACTTGCCATAATGGCATCTGTTTCAACCGGCTCTTTTGATGCAATTTGTTGTCCGGCTTTTGCTAATGGAGCATCATAGCTTCCCTGCGTAATAATTAAAAGCCGGTCGCCAATAAGTCCTTCCGAACCTATTGCCACTTCACAGTCCGATTTAATAAACTGCCTGACATTTTTTTTAATCAGCATATCTACCATTACAGTAGAATCGTTTATAATGCGGATGTTGTCAACAGTACCTACATTGATTCCCGAGAAACGAATATTATTTCCAACCTGTAATCCGCTTACATTATAAAAAGTTGTAGTAAGTTTAAAAACAGGGTTAAATAAATTTTTCTGCTTTCCTATTAAGAAAATTGCAATTACGAAAAGTACCAATCCTCCTGCAATAAACAGTCCTAGCCGTACTTTGAATTTTGGTGTGTGCGTATCCATATTTTTAGTTTTCAGTTGTTGTGAAATTCTTTATTTAAAAAATGATTTGATTAATGTGTCGTTTGAATTTTCAAATTTTTCAATATTTCCTTCCTGATAAACTTCGCCGTCATGCAACATGATAATTCGGTCTGCATTAGTGCGTGCACATTCAATATCATGCGTGATGATGATGGAAGAAGTTTTATATTTTTTTTGAACATCATTTATGAGTATACTTATTTCATTGGAAGTAACAGGGTCAAGTCCTGTTGTTGGTTCATCATAAAGCATTATCATAGGGTCCACAACAATGGTGCGTGCCAAACTTATTCGTTTTCGCATGCCGCCGGAGAGTTGTGAAGGCATTTTATCCAATGCATCAGCCAAGCCTACATTTTCCAAAACCTCATTTACTTTTTCTTCAATTTCTTTTTCGGTAAGATTCTTTTTTATTCTTCGCAACGGAAATTCCAGATTTTGTTTTACAGTCATGGAATCATATAATGCACCACTCTGAAAAAGAAAACCAATTTTCTTTCTGAATTCACCCAGTTCTTTTCTGTTTAATGCAGTAACATCTTTTTCAAACACATTTATTATTCCGCTATCAGAATTTAATAAACCAACAATACATTTTATTAAAACAGATTTACCACTACCTGACTTTCCAAGCACAACCAGGTTTTCGCCATTAAAAAGATTTAAAGAAATATTTTTTAATACCTCTTGTTTCCCAAATGATTTCTTGAGATTATTTATTTCAATAACGGGTTCATTGCTTATCGTTTTAGATAAAGTATTATTTATAGTATTTGTTTGGGTTGTGTTCATAATATCATCATATCTGTGATTTGTACTGCAATCATATCTACAATTATAACAAGGAGCGAGGCTAACACAACAGCAGAATTTGCTGCAATACCCACACTTTCTGTTCCGCGCCCTGCCGTATATCCTTTATAACATCCAACCAAGCCAATTACGGCACCGAAAAAGAACGACTTAACAACAGCCGGTAAAAAATCGATGAACTCAACATGGCTGAATGCCTGTGAGAAAAATAAAACAAACGTTACCTCACCTTTAATATTTGCACCCGCCCAGCTTCCTAATATGCCAAGAGCATCTGCATATAAAATCAATAAAGGTATCATAAGCGTTGCTGCTAAAACTCTTGTAACAACTAAAAATCTCATGGGATTGGTGGAGGATACTTCCATGGCATCAATTTGTTCAGTCACTTTCATTGAACCTAATTCTGCTCCCATGCCCGAACCGATTTTTCCTGCGCATATCAATGCTGTTATAACCGGACCCATTTCCCTGATAAGAGATACCGCTACCATTCCCGGAAGCATTGTTACTGCTCCGAAATCAATAAGTACCGGGCGCGTTTGAATAGTAAGCACCAAGCCCATAATGGTTCCGGTTACTGAAATAAGAGGTAAAGATTTATATCCGATTTGAAAACACTGGCGCAAAAATTCTTTGAATTCAAAATCACGGGAAAAAGTTTCTTTAATCGTACGCGATATGAATAAGAAAATGTTGGCTATCTCCGCTAAAAAATTGTTTACTTTTTCGGTTTTCCCAAGAGTTCTTTCGCTGAGCCTCATGAATTGCCCCATTGCAAAATCATTTACTTTAGTAAGAGGAGTAAGTTTTTTCATGATAAAACGTCATACTTAATTTTATTTTTGGAAAAACATATTTGATTCGTAACACTACATAAATTAAATTTTAAAAATCACCATTCAGATAATATCTTAAACAATGACTTTTTAAATTTAATTTGTGATTAAAGTGCTGCAATAATCTTGTATAATTCTTCTTTTGTTTTGCCAAGTTTGATTTGAAGTTTTCCCAACATCTCCTCTTTCTTGCCATCTACAAGCATCAGGTCATTGTCCGTTAAGATTGCAAATTTCTGTTTTAGTTTGCCTTTCTGCTCATTCCAGTTTCCTTTTACTTCTGTTGTGTTCATTTTTTTTATTTTTTGTTTGTGAATTAATTTCCACGTTACAAAGGTGAGCCCTTTAACTTCATAAAGCGTTACACAATTCCGAAAAAGAGTTACATCATTCACACTTTAAATTTAAAGGTTACTAAAAACAAAAAAACCCCACCCCGATAAATATCAGAGTAGGGGACTTTTTACTTTTGAAAAATTTATTGTTGAGAAACCAGCTTACCTGATTGTATTGTTTTGTTGTTGCCTATTATTTTGTAGAAATAAATTCCTGAAGGAAGATTACTTGTTTCAAGAGTTGTAATTTGTTTTGTGATGTTTGCATTCATTACTTCTTCTCCCAAAACATTGTACATCTTAAATATGCAATTATTAATTTGCGATGCATCATTTATCATGATGGTTGTGGATGTACTAAAAGGATTTGGGGCTATAGTAACTGTTTCAGTATTTCCGTTGTTGTAAGAAGCAATACCTGTTGAGCTGCAACCAGTAGGCATAGTAGACATGATAGCAGGACTTCCGGCAGTCGATACGGCACCTGCAGTTGTAAGTCCTCTCCCATCAAGTGCAACAGTTGTTGATAAGCCGATATCACCGGTATTAACAATTGTTCCTCTGAAGCTAGAACCTGCTGCGGCACCCACTGCGCCGGTAACTTTCCAAAACACATTTTTTGACTGTGCCTGGTTCTGCAAAATAATTGCAGCACCCGCGGCTGTCGTAAGAGCACCGGAAACCTTGATAACAAATACTGCATCGGCATTCCCTTGTGCATTAAGATAAAGATTACCTGTAAGTAAAGCAGCAGCGGTCATGTTGTAAGTATGTGGTGTAAGAACCAGATCGTTTCCAAGTTGTTGAGGGTACAACAACGTAATATCGGTAGTTAATGTGTTGAGATACGTATAGAGTGTGCCCAATTCGTTTGCGGTTGCCAAAGTAGAAGCACCCGGAGAATGAATAGT comes from Bacteroidales bacterium and encodes:
- a CDS encoding DUF748 domain-containing protein translates to MKIANTKLKKILIIVISSIIITVMVVILFISIITKYLVERYDEKYTGRQITMDWAFVNPFAGYIYFSNLKIYESKSLPALIESDSVFFSAKGVSANFAMLKMLSKTYEITEITLTRPKGIIIQNNKDFNFNDLIKKFTPEKSDTTSSPVHFNILNIKIKNGEFYYREKVIPVNYFIKEVNLESTGKRWNADTIWVKYSFLSGTGSGSAKGNFTINFKNLDYRLAAIVDKFDLKFIEQYLKDLVNYGNFSAKLDADIKATGNLNDQENINAKGLLVLNNFHFGKNLNDDYASFDKLLLKIDALSPKNHKYLFDSLFLIHPFLKYERYDYLDNLQRMFGKHGDNISAARADPVAFNLILEIADYVKLLARNFFKSDYKINKLAIYNGVLKFNDYSIAEKFSIEANPLYIFADSINKNRKRVEVSFKSGIHPYGNISVILSIDPKDSTNFDMQYHLQKLSASMFNPYLITYTSFPLDRGTIELNGKWKVRSGIIKSNNNLLVIDPRVAVRQKNKDTKWIPSPLIMFFIRETGNVIDYEIPITGNLKNPKFHLCDAIFDMLENIFVKPITIPYRIHVKNTENKIEKSLTLKWEMQQNSLLPNQERFVNKMVDFLINNTEAFIYVYPMVYTEKEKEYILFFEAKKKYFLLSKDENARFLSKNDSLKVDKMSVKDSLFVKYLNKKFGNVVLFTIQAKCYRYIGSDVINDKFKQLNKEREDAFMLHFKKNAVENRVKIYTGENNIPYNGFSFYKIVYKGELPETLIKAYQQMNELNTATPRKKFEKEREKNNKVL
- a CDS encoding ATP-binding cassette domain-containing protein, with the protein product MNTTQTNTINNTLSKTISNEPVIEINNLKKSFGKQEVLKNISLNLFNGENLVVLGKSGSGKSVLIKCIVGLLNSDSGIINVFEKDVTALNRKELGEFRKKIGFLFQSGALYDSMTVKQNLEFPLRRIKKNLTEKEIEEKVNEVLENVGLADALDKMPSQLSGGMRKRISLARTIVVDPMIMLYDEPTTGLDPVTSNEISILINDVQKKYKTSSIIITHDIECARTNADRIIMLHDGEVYQEGNIEKFENSNDTLIKSFFK
- a CDS encoding general stress protein CsbD, which produces MNTTDIKEYWNKLQRKLKQRYPKLTDADLHYQEGKEQDMLRMAEYKLHKTKKEMREIIADL
- a CDS encoding porin family protein is translated as MKKIILTTLAIILMANINKAQENKDVRDKLMFGLKAGANYSNVYDTKGEEFHADAKFGFAGGAFISIPIGKFMGIQPEILFSQKGFQATGSILGYTYKFTRTTNYIDIPLFFALKPSSFLTLLAGPQFSYMTKQSDVFSSSTINSEQEQEFKNSNVRKNILCFTGGVDINLTHIVLGARVGWDVQNNNGDGTSTNPRYKNVWYQATIGYRFYN
- a CDS encoding response regulator; translation: MKFFKRKSQDKKIIFIVEDNEVYAKSLQEFLITCFPDIKEIKTFRIGEMCLMEMHRSPNIVIMDYFLNSKYKDAYNGLETIKQIKVVKPQTNIILLSSQEKLSVILEAIKQYDCYYLLKKDQEAFYRVKQCIIEIFNREKSPAYKS
- a CDS encoding CsbD family protein; the protein is MNTTEIKGNWNEQKGKLKQKFAALTDNDLKFAEGKKDEMYGRLQKKLGKTKEELQKIIAGL
- a CDS encoding lmo0937 family membrane protein translates to MGNLLYAIALILIIFWVIGFIGYSAGGIIHILLIIAAIAVILRIIQGKKPI
- a CDS encoding MlaD family protein — protein: MDTHTPKFKVRLGLFIAGGLVLFVIAIFLIGKQKNLFNPVFKLTTTFYNVSGLQVGNNIRFSGINVGTVDNIRIINDSTVMVDMLIKKNVRQFIKSDCEVAIGSEGLIGDRLLIITQGSYDAPLAKAGQQIASKEPVETDAIMASLLVTAGNAEIISQQLAEIMVKINKGNGMLGQLIQDSAFAENLNQTMVNLKRSSKGLNENMNAAKENFLFKGYFKRKEKAAEKKKDDAEEEKQKNQ
- a CDS encoding YihY/virulence factor BrkB family protein is translated as MQIKNTVKKTGYLLKETFKEFIDDNSLKLSAALSYYTIFSLPPLLIIIISLSGIFFGADAVKGEIFGQINGLVGNDAALQIQETIKNVELSNSNIFATIAGVIILLIGASGVFGEIQGSINYIWGIKAKPKRGLIKFMYNRLMSFSMIGSVGFLLLVGLIVNSLIEILNKRLAINFPQDAIYLFYFVNVLIVFVIITLLFIIIFKTLPDGKIAFRDCIIGASFTAFLFMIGKFAIGFYLGSYNIASVYGAAGSIILILVWVYYSAIILYFGAEFTKVYAHTHGQKIIPNAYSVQIKK
- a CDS encoding Hpt domain-containing protein; this translates as MNSTELENVCDFRYLNEIMNGKKHLIKEITNAFLKQLPEELHCINDAITKTDYAIIKSFAHSMKSSVSIMGISILAPVLQEMEELGTTAADIEKIKELNQTLNLICNKAILEIEKHNYV
- a CDS encoding universal stress protein is translated as MKKVLIALDYDPTAQKVAEVGFSLAKAMEAEVTLLHVILNPVNYSSPGHVTIMGFGEFTDINPLQLDSIDELKKATQHFLDKSKLHLGDKTIQTLVEEGDCAESILKTAQRMRADIIVMGSHSRKWLENIVMGSVTEKVLHNTAIPLFVVPTRKHN